A genomic region of Anas acuta chromosome 1, bAnaAcu1.1, whole genome shotgun sequence contains the following coding sequences:
- the C1H21orf140 gene encoding uncharacterized protein C21orf140 homolog, with amino-acid sequence MQRFTNPLLRHVISRGCFDAASKKQCLQYLRALRALQLNGFNTVFLGETDIPESLITGEKIDEEASLRWPVWTLVHAGSSQGWVPWRYKVLLRDELPVHQQNGVFQELCDSLTTSYGKCVIVTRDKRQLTHVEAKDGKEQETEALPPVPPVIYMSGIKCCPEIARANGHELLVAPSSYSYLSPMDVAWSSLKWFIINNRKDFALKSVETTHSYRCILFSDMIIKGIEKMTPNKWKVAINRVKKWENYYLDTFS; translated from the coding sequence ATGCAGCGCTTCACAAACCCGCTTCTCAGGCACGTAATTTCCAGGGGCTGCTTTGATGCCGCTTCAAAGAAACAGTGCTTGCAGTATTTAAGAGCTCTGAGGGCTCTGCAGCTTAATGGTTTCAACACTGTTTTTTTAGGGGAAACAGATATTCCAGAAAGTCTtattacaggagaaaaaatcGACGAGGAGGCCAGCCTGCGCTGGCCAGTATGGACACTCGTtcatgctggcagcagccaagGGTGGGTGCCCTGGAGGTACAAAGTGCTGTTAAGAGATGAACTGCCCGTCCATCAGCAGAATGGTGTCTTCCAGGAGCTGTGTGATTCTCTGACCACGTCCTATGGGAAATGCGTAATTGTGACAAGAGACAAAAGGCAGCTGACACATGTTGAGGCAAAAGATGGCAAGGAGCAGGAGACGGAAGCTCTGCCTCCAGTTCCACCAGTGATCTACATGTCTGGCATTAAGTGTTGCCCTGAGATTGCTAGAGCCAATGGCCATGAGCTGCTTGTCGCACCTTCATCTTACAGCTATCTGTCTCCAATGGATGTTGCTTGGTCTTCTTTGAAATGGTTTATTATAAACAACAGGAAGGACTTTGCCCTGAAGTCTGTTGAGACGACCCACTCCTATAGGTGCATCCTCTTCAGTGACATgattattaaaggaatagagaaGATGACCCCAAACAAATGGAAGGTAGCGATTAACAGAGtgaagaaatgggaaaactaCTACCTTGACACATTTTCTTAA